atttaaaaccttCTAAAGTAAATCTGCAGgctaaattatgaataatgacaacaaaaaaagaaaatttaaaggTGGTGCAGAGAAAAATAGGGAAAAACAccagaaaatattaaacactgTGGCCCAACAATGTCACAAAATAACTAACATGTTTTCTTCCAATACATCATGTAAAGTaagttaatacttattttttatgctcaagaattatgaatattaaatattaaacattttctaaaatcaaaACTATTACAACTATTACAAATacctgatatttattttaaaaaaaattagcaatcTGTAGCCAAAAATATTTCTCTACAAGTTATTCGAGAAATTGCAGATGGTTCCAATATTGTAATAGACAACCATTctacaaataattgtttggtaaataaacctattttttaaatcttgacttatgagtaggtacctattaattataaaatattaatatatcattttagGAATCTGCAGCCAAAAATGTTTCCACTGAAGTTATTGAAGAAAATGCAGATATTGCCAATATTGTAATGGACAACAATTctacaaataattgtttggtaaataaacttattttttaaatcttgacttatgagtaggtacctattaattataaaatattaatgtatcattTTAGAAATCTGCAGCTAAAAATGTTTCCACAGAAGTTATTGAAGAAAATGCAGATATTGCCAATATTGTAATGGAAAACAATTctacaaataattgtttggtaaataaacttattttttaaatcttgacttatgagttataagtaggtaggtacttattaattataaattattataaaatatatatatatattatcattttagcAATCCGTAGTCAAAAATGTTTCACTTGAATTATTTGAAGAAACTGCAAGTGGAGATCTATTGGAtggttcaaatataatttttagaaatgatcctgttaattttgttaatgttgAACAATGGACTCTagagttaaaaaatatgattctaaGTTTGGGAGCTTGTCAGCCCAAAGAACAAGATTTAAGCTTGGTGAGTTATGAAAAAGACCATCTAAATAGAAGTTTTCATTCAGCTTGGTACAACAGAAAGTTAATTGATAATACATATGTAAAACGGGAATGGCTTAGTTATTCTCCtaaattaaataagatattttgcctctattgcatattatatggtaAAAATACCAATACTGCATGGACAAAAGAAGGTTTTTGTCATTGGAAAAATGGATCATTATCAATTACTAAACATGAAACTTCTTCTACTCATATATTTGCatctttaaaagttaaattaaaacaaagttGTCTACCAATTCTACCATCAATACTTGAAGACCATAACCGGCAAGTGGCATTCAATAGGGAACTAgttaaacaattaattgaaataacaatttttttggcAAGACATAATCTCCCATTCAGAGGGCATAAAGAAAATTGGGAAAGTGACTTGAAAGGAAATTTTAAAGATATGGTTGTTCTAATTTCACAACATTCGCCTACTCTATCTGTTCATATCAATCAGTTAATGGCCAAAGGAAAGAAAGAAAATTCTTTTATTTCTTGGGATCGACAGAATTCTCTAATAGACTCCATTGCTCAATATATTTCGTCAGTTATTAGAACACAGATTGTGAAGGCTGGATATTTTAGTATATGTATGGACACGACATTTGATGTTTCACACAAGGAGCAGCTTTCATTTATTGCaagatacattttcaaatctaaaatacatgAAAGAATTATTGCAATAACTGAATCGCCTTTAACTACTGGTAAAGTGCTTTTTGACATGTTTAAATGTGTAATGGAAAAATGTGGTTTGAACTGGAAGAAAAATTTAGTTGGTCAGTCTTACGACGGTGCTGCAAATATGAGGGGGTCATACTCTGGACTCCAAGCACGAATTCTTGATGAAAATCCAAAAGCTCTTTTTGTGTGGTGTCATGCCCAcagattaaatttaatagttttatctgCTGTTGGATCTTGTATAGAAGCAGTAGATTTATTTGGGAATATGGAAAAACTTTACTGTTTTATAACATGCAGTAAAAAAAGATCAGACATTTATAGAATGAAGCAAAAAGAAATTTATCCAAAAAAACAAGTACATGCAATAAAAAGAGTTGGTACCACAAGATGGATGTCAAACTCATTTGCCTTGGCAACAATTTTTGAAACACTGGAAGCAATATTGGATATGTTAGAGGAAGTTAAAAATCAAGATGGCTCGTCAGATTATAAAATAGCCACTGAATGCAATGGgctattaatgtattttcagtCTTCTCGTTTTATTGTAACAGCATTTATGTTTAAGCATCTGTTTGATATTCTAGGGcctttaagtaaattatttcaagGTAGAGATTTAGACATTTTGGCTGCcgtcaattatttaaaaaaagcagaaaataatattattatgatgcgtAATGATGAAGTtttcaatgatatttttgaaGAAGCAAAATCATTTTCAGAAAAACATTTTGgtgattttgaaataaataatttacgatCCTTTAGgaacaggaaaaaaaaagttgttcgaCAAATCGGAGAGATAACTTTTGATGAAACTATTGAGAATCCAGTTCAATACTTTAAAGTATcagtatattttgtaacaatcGACATTATAATACAACAGATTCATGACAAGTTTAATCAAAATTCAGTATCAGTCATGAAAGATATTGGtctattatcattaaaaagAATGAAAGAAAAAACTGATCTCCCTCAAGATGCATTTAAAATGATATGCAATGTGTATGGATTAAACCAAGAATTaatcaaaaatgaatatatcATGTTTAAAGAGATTGTTAAAGATTTAGATGTTAACTTGTTATTAAAGCTACCAGAAAAAATCCATGCAGACTCTGATGAAGACAACATTCATAGTGACGATGAAGAAAGTGATGGGGAAATagacaattataaaaacatggcaagtttaataaatatttttgaaacaatgaaTAACGCCAACATAAAAGCAGAATTtgaaaacttatataatataattaaactaagCTTAACACTACCAACGTCTAGCTGTACAGTTGAAagaagtttttcaaaattaaaaattataaaaaccaggCTACGTTCAACGATGGAACAAACAAGATTAGAAAATTTAATGCTCATTTCATGTgaacatgatataaatattgatattgataaagtaattattgcattttgtacttaattttaataaaaataattgttaatctaaattattttatttattttcaggtAATAGACATTTTTGCTGGAAAATCATCAGTTTTGACTAAATTATTaaccttttaattttattagtcattactcattagtcttaacatgttttatgtttattatttataaactaagttaaaataaatatattttcatttttcaacagTCAGTAtcttaaatctatatttttatattttaaggatttgaatttatatatttttgtagcatcctaaaaatttatttgttaccAAAAAATTTGCTTTTGGGAAATATCtttgtatgtacattgtacataatataaattataattaatatatagtcCCCTGGTGTCTGTCGAAATCTGTGATTTTTCctcagaaaaaaatgtttattcagttttttttaataattagtgagaaattaactatttttatttattttttcttttaatacaactaaatatttagtaaaattgtgTTCCCTGTTGGGACAGGATGTATCAGGGATGTTTTAACGTAGGATGGTCAAACCCGGATGGAATCCATTGGACATTTTTTCACCAACATACAGacacgataataatacaatttgtatacgtacaacatattatttgatgtaattttttatttaccacCTCCTCCCAcccaaattttatatttttttttacggcaAATAGggttattaaaatagttaatatattgaGGCCGCGAAGTTTTGAAATTGCCCgaccacattttaaaaacttcggCGCCACTGTCGACATGATTAGATAATAAAGGTacaatgaacaattttaaatcatactaataatataattcgttatatattgtattcaattgtctctaataatattgttcgaaATATTGTATAAGGATTACTGGCTAATAACAGACAAAATCCAACAACCATACATGGTTACGTTGAAGGCtagacaaatattaaaataaacatccaTTTTGTGTAATTCATTCGTCGTGTTCAGTGAAAGAGAGTGCAATcttgtataattaatgtaagtatttaatattttaatgtttttccaGTAATTTGTAACtggaaataatattgttacgtaTTTAATTTTGGATTGAAGACGATTATACCGAAAAAAGTGATAAAACATAcactaaaatgaaaaatattctgtgTATATTAGTtttagtatgtttttttttttagtatggcACACTCGACATTTTTTGGAAAGCCAaaattagtaagtacctactaagtttagaatgtataaaaattattataattttttatttctttttttagaaACCCAACAATAAAACGATTACGGTAAAAGATAACCAGTCGATACTCAAAGAGATcagtttattaaaagaaaagatAAACTCAATGGAATCCACAAGCATAGAAACAGCTGATAAGAACTTCATGCTAGTGTTAAGTGAAGGATATGCAAAAATAGCAAAATTATACAAAGCCATAGGAGAGCATTTTGGTAAGGACAAAAAACCAACCATATAAATAAAAGATCAGGGAAATgtgtatgattattataatcatgacAATAATAACACTATCGTCGTCAAAAACAAAAGCTGTGACAATGTCACAGCAGAGTCTTCTAGTGATGAATAAAAGGATGAATAACAGCTGCCGTCCGgtgtaatatttaacttaatatattaatatatattatattaagttaacgATATTGTATAAAGTTTTTGACgatagtgttattatttaacctgtataaatatttaaacctgttattattgtattaaaaaaaaatatttatatgtacaaattaaaaataaaaaataaatataattgtacgcgcgagtaaaatacatatatattaatattcaactgAATTAACctgtaattattatacgttagattagtttttttattatcagaGACCAGTGTTgtgacttatctagataaaaaattacttatctattatcttatctagataactATTGTGCCATTTATCTATTGGTTATCTTAGATGACACATttacttatctagataaatttatttaaatcataatattcattttacacaaattatttatacattattcatttttttctactaaaatTGTTCTTACAGAACACTATCTAATCGGCAATCAATACATGTTATTAATATACGTACTTTGAGGTTTGAGACATTATTTTACGAAGTTTTTcgacaaaataaattgtgtacctAACTGCAcatttgcaatttaaaaatactaaaaaaaaatgttatctataatattatctagataaaggtTGGATTATCTTTATctgtatctagataatttttttataaaatcatctGTATCTTATCTAGGCAAGTCAGAAAATTAACTCATCTGTAATATTCGATCTAAAGATGTATAATCGTCTgatggtaaattatttagtgtcgAATCAGAGGGAACCTTATGATTATAGTAATTTCCCGTTAAATTATATCAAGAGTGGTATGTCGAAGAATCGAAATGTGTATGCGAGAATCCGCACGCGTGCTTGTATCACCCCTGCTATACCATGGTTAAATATGTATCGCGATGGGATTAATAAGGAAATAAATTTAGTGTTAGACCCAACCTCTTCAATATTAACAGGTTATTGTTTTATTCGTGATACACGAAGACTGTTAGATATACAAGTGGTTAAAGGGTTAGCTGATTCACTCTTATTTCCTAATAAGTGGTGGGGTTATTCGTGTTGTAAATGCTCTTTCACCCATCCTCGATAtcgatttgaacataaaaaaggtggataagtggatgtcgctctgatggtgttaaatttgaattcaatgatataatataattgtataaaaaaaacgattctgagcgaaaacggtcagtcagcctatgatattaccaagtatatttgatgatattattgtgaataaagtaatttatatataacctatttacgtggagccttgttttaaattttcaatccttagccataaaagttaaacattttatacatttttaactataaaataattaataaattataaatttgataaatgttgtcaacattttaactttaaatgcttataaataaaaactgtgactaaggatttataatttttttcttctacctttgaaacaataacctagaagccttctattaaattttcaagcttttttactcaacagataaaattttattaatatttattgatatagacaacgtccgtaaacagctcaaaaagagtcaaaatattttcaaaattttatggtgtatagaaaatgctaatataaacattcagtgaaattttcaagtatctacagtcattcgttttttaattacaataaaataagaaaattgtaacatgagaaatcgagtgaatatcaaatgttgtaaaaatataaatttcagacgctcatacaaatttaatttaagtttcttgtagacactttttttttttgataaaggtagataaacttatgagtaatcttatattacattttcaaatcttagatttaaaaagaaaaatttttatgaattctcaactcaaaataatttgctaattttcgtgatttttctgtattttgtcaaaatttgaactttaaatgcttataaataaaaactgtgactaaggatttttaatttttttcatctgcctttgaaacaataacctaggagccttctattaaattttcaagcttttttactcaacagataaaattttattgatatttatagaaaaaaaaactaaaaaattgaaaactgacaatgtccgtaaacagctcaaaaagagtcaaaatattttgtaaattttatggtgtatagaaaatgctaatataaacattcagtcaaaatgtcatgtccctacggtcttttgttttagagttacaccaaaaaccataatctattttctcgaaaacagattttgcgtaaaaattcccgtttttccttaatttttcttttgtttttcacgtcgcttttgaaagctactgagaaatttttacttttgaccccccaaagtaccaactagattcactttcctatcagaaaagttactgttgaagaaaatccaagcctAGGTTTAAGAGACACCAGCCGAGGGCCAGAGCAAAGAGAGGGACGAAGATGAACCTGCCAGGACAACCGAAATGGAAGCACCACAAGCAGCGAACCACACCGCTCCACGTGGATGGGCCAGGCGAATAATGGCCACCACGTGGAAGGAAGTGAGACAAGTGACACTGTGTGGATGCTTCCGAAGAGAGTGAATAGCCGCAGTTCACTCCTCCCTCCTCCTCGGGCTGAGGAGCACCAGACAAGACGGTGGCGACATTGGGGATTGGTACGTGACAGAGCACTTAACGGTGTACGGTGGTAAGTCACCCTGTACGTTCTCCGGCCACTCGCGGAAAGACAAGGTCGCGGTCGATGACGTCGCGAGCTCGCGGTTGCCGACACGCGAGACATAGTTTCTTTAATCGAGGTCAAGTAAATTGAGACGATttgatgcatattattttacctcATCTGCCCGAGTAACCAATAACGACTAATAATACACACAAAATGTCTACTAATTTGtcctattaatattactatatgtaacaataaatggtcatttataaacaaaaaaaaattgtgatctaTCGTGAATCTCAAAAATTTTTGTGTGATCaccttttcaaaaaaattacaagttgAATTACTTACAGAGACAAGTGGTCTGCAAAACGCACTAGATGAActaaaagaaattaatattaatattaagctTGAACTGAATGATTCTGAATTAGATAAATTAAACACTTTACTAAGTTTAATAGATATGACGTTGGTGAAAAGTTAAAACTCGTTGAAATGGAATACTCGAAATCTGAACTTACTGAAAACAAGGTGTTAGAAGATACAAGTCACCTTAGCATTATAAATTCTATAGTTGCTGTCAAATCAgagaataataatgaaattcatACTGAATTACTGATAAAGACAAAAGAATGAGAAAATGCAATTTCACTAGTTAATGTTCTACaattaacaattgaaaaaaataaactaaaaataatttctaattcaattttttttgaaataataatgaactgTTAAATTTGGACTAGGATAAAAGTCTAAACTTATGgatgaattcaaaataaatgaatCTGAAGAAACAATGTGTAATAGTTTAGGAACAATTTCTGAGCTTAACAGCACTATTAAAAAACTTACATCTGAATTAGAAGATAAATTAaagcattaaaaaatgaattacaaattGTTACGGTAGAATTGGATGAtgctatttttaaaagttgcgataataaaatcagtaattaacatttttgaatataaagCATGAATCCTATATTTCTATTGTAGAACAACTGAACAATGAACtcaaatgtattaaaactaCACTCAATGAAAAACctcaattaatttttgaattagaaaACACAAATTTAGAACTTTCAACACAATGTAAGAATTCTGAAGATGAAATAAATAAGACCATCTATGACCTTAAAGTAAATCTGGAGGataaaattaaagttgaaaatgaaataagaGATGGACTTAAATCTAAAACTATTGAATTAGAGcatgcatgtatataatatatattatatacatgtatacatatatatatatacatgtatcaAGAAAAAACTATTGATTTAAGATAGAAAGTATGGAGAATTTGGAGATTATAATCTTTATAACTTGGTGACGAAGTGGCCCAGCCGTTAAAGGCGTCGGTTGCACAcaaaatttctattaatttgtcctattaatattactatctgTAACCAATagtaaccatttataaacaaaaaaatgttgtgatcTCTCGTGAAGCTCAAAAATCTCTGTGTGATCACCtttttaaaatgagaattttGGAAAATCCTTAGTGCTCCCTTACAATGTGATACGTAGAGGTTAGATACCTAGAAACCTTGAAGATACCTTGAAAATCTCAAGTGcctagctattatattatatatagatcaaaaatagtaaattggtaaaaacaaaataattatttatattgtacctataatataaattatataactgtatGGAAACATGCAATCAAAATGTTTGTGAACATAGGAATTGACTAATTGATCAGTGACTATGATTGAAATggatacaacaataaaataaaatatttaataacttaataaaatatgtgtaattttCAAACGAATCGGTTTTGTGtggtttagtattttaaatattttcttccgTCTTTGAATGATGAATTGGGTGGGCGGGTGGG
Above is a window of Metopolophium dirhodum isolate CAU chromosome 3, ASM1992520v1, whole genome shotgun sequence DNA encoding:
- the LOC132940600 gene encoding zinc finger MYM-type protein 1-like, translated to MILSLGACQPKEQDLSLVSYEKDHLNRSFHSAWYNRKLIDNTYVKREWLSYSPKLNKIFCLYCILYGKNTNTAWTKEGFCHWKNGSLSITKHETSSTHIFASLKVKLKQSCLPILPSILEDHNRQVAFNRELVKQLIEITIFLARHNLPFRGHKENWESDLKGNFKDMVVLISQHSPTLSVHINQLMAKGKKENSFISWDRQNSLIDSIAQYISSVIRTQIVKAGYFSICMDTTFDVSHKEQLSFIARYIFKSKIHERIIAITESPLTTGKVLFDMFKCVMEKCGLNWKKNLVGQSYDGAANMRGSYSGLQARILDENPKALFVWCHAHRLNLIVLSAVGSCIEAVDLFGNMEKLYCFITCSKKRSDIYRMKQKEIYPKKQVHAIKRVGTTRWMSNSFALATIFETLEAILDMLEEVKNQDGSSDYKIATECNGLLMYFQSSRFIVTAFMFKHLFDILGPLSKLFQGRDLDILAAVNYLKKAENNIIMMRNDEVFNDIFEEAKSFSEKHFGDFEINNLRSFRNRKKKVVRQIGEITFDETIENPVQYFKVSVYFVTIDIIIQQIHDKFNQNSVSVMKDIGLLSLKRMKEKTDLPQDAFKMICNVYGLNQELIKNEYIMFKEIVKDLDVNLLLKLPEKIHADSDEDNIHSDDEESDGEIDNYKNMASLINIFETMNNANIKAEFENLYNIIKLSLTLPTSSCTVERSFSKLKIIKTRLRSTMEQTRLENLMLISCEHDINIDIDKVIDIFAGKSSVLTKLLTF
- the LOC132942154 gene encoding uncharacterized protein LOC132942154: MNNDNKKRKFKGGAEKNREKHQKILNTVAQQCHKITNMFSSNTSCKQSVAKNISLQVIREIADGSNIVIDNHSTNNCLESAAKNVSTEVIEENADIANIVMDNNSTNNCLKSAAKNVSTEVIEENADIANIVMENNSTNNCLVNKLIF